The following coding sequences are from one Photobacterium angustum window:
- a CDS encoding HupE/UreJ family protein, whose translation MKMKHLMLGLLTTSFSPLALAHPGHIGPHASAFMSGFVHPFTGMDHLSVMVGVGLLAAMMGGKAISRLPLAFISIMIVGAALGVSGVVIPGVELGIAVSVIAMGGMLLAGGRISAKVATGAVMAFALFHGMAHGMEMPLGATAVEFFIGFVLATAILHACGVVLGKAIAASAANRRVTNVLGVVMAAFGGILMLS comes from the coding sequence ATGAAAATGAAACATCTAATGTTGGGCTTGCTAACTACTTCTTTTTCTCCTCTTGCTTTAGCACACCCAGGTCACATTGGTCCTCACGCTTCTGCGTTCATGAGTGGTTTTGTTCACCCATTTACTGGCATGGATCACCTAAGTGTTATGGTGGGTGTGGGTCTATTAGCGGCAATGATGGGGGGGAAAGCGATTTCACGTCTACCTCTTGCTTTCATCTCAATCATGATTGTTGGTGCTGCATTAGGTGTATCAGGTGTTGTGATCCCAGGTGTTGAACTAGGTATTGCTGTATCTGTGATTGCAATGGGCGGCATGCTATTAGCGGGTGGTCGTATATCTGCGAAAGTAGCGACAGGTGCGGTAATGGCATTTGCATTATTCCACGGTATGGCTCACGGTATGGAAATGCCTTTAGGCGCAACGGCTGTTGAGTTCTTTATCGGTTTCGTACTAGCAACGGCAATTCTACACGCGTGTGGTGTGGTATTAGGTAAAGCTATTGCGGCTTCAGCTGCTAATCGTCGTGTTACTAATGTCCTAGGTGTCGTTATGGCGGCATTTGGTGGCATCTTAATGCTGTCTTAA
- the fdhD gene encoding formate dehydrogenase accessory sulfurtransferase FdhD codes for MTTLDVQSTDAVSDACQRPIIRYRKGESDFREMDFIIEETPVALAFNGVAYTVMMCTPHDLEQFAIGFSLSEGIIDHHRDIHDMVITHHDNGINLDITVANRCAERLKQKRRSLAGLTGCGICGEEKLETVCRMLMPLPMTVEFDLSHLEQALQQLLEHQALNQLTGAAHAAAYIDANGQLLATFEDVGRHIALDKLIGYIHQQRLSGGAVLVTSRASFEMVQKAASAGVEVLLAVSSATKMAVDLADRLNMTLLGHCRRGRADAYSHPERVFGMI; via the coding sequence TTGACCACTCTTGATGTGCAATCAACCGATGCCGTTAGTGATGCTTGTCAGCGTCCGATCATTCGCTATCGCAAAGGAGAAAGCGATTTTAGAGAGATGGATTTCATTATTGAAGAAACGCCAGTGGCTCTTGCGTTTAATGGCGTTGCGTACACCGTGATGATGTGTACCCCTCACGATTTAGAGCAGTTTGCGATAGGTTTTTCATTGTCTGAAGGAATTATCGATCATCACCGTGATATTCACGATATGGTGATTACCCATCATGATAATGGGATCAATCTTGATATTACGGTTGCTAATCGTTGTGCTGAGCGTTTAAAGCAAAAACGTCGTTCATTAGCGGGCTTAACGGGCTGTGGTATTTGTGGTGAAGAAAAATTGGAAACCGTATGTCGGATGCTAATGCCATTGCCGATGACAGTTGAATTTGATTTAAGCCACTTAGAGCAAGCGTTACAGCAATTACTTGAACACCAAGCTCTTAATCAACTCACTGGTGCTGCACATGCGGCGGCATATATCGACGCTAATGGTCAATTACTCGCAACATTTGAAGATGTTGGTCGCCATATCGCGTTAGATAAATTAATTGGTTATATCCATCAACAGCGTTTATCTGGCGGCGCTGTGTTAGTTACCAGTCGCGCTAGTTTTGAAATGGTACAAAAGGCGGCCTCAGCCGGTGTTGAAGTATTACTTGCCGTTTCTTCTGCAACAAAAATGGCCGTCGATTTAGCGGATCGCTTAAATATGACGTTATTAGGGCATTGTCGCCGCGGCCGAGCCGATGCTTATTCTCACCCAGAACGTGTTTTTGGCATGATTTGA